CGCCGGCCGTGCCGGCCACGATCCTCGTCACGGCACCGACCCTACGTCCCCGAGCAGGCCGGTCGGCACCCCGAGGGTGACGACGGCGACGACGAGCAGGACGACGACGACCACCATGACGGCGAGGACGACCCCCACCGCCCAGACCCACCAGCGAGGCCGGCGGTTGTTCACGACTCCGCCTTCGGACGCACGGCGCGCACCGCCAGCGCGACCGCGAGCGCGGTGAGGGCAAGCTGCAGACCGAGGAGCACGGAGGTGACGCTACCCGTGAGGACCGCGACGGCGAGCGGGACGGCACCGACGAGGATGACGTCCGGGCCGGTGCTCGCGAGGGTCGCCAGGCCCTTGGGGTAGGCACCCATCGGGGTGACGATGAGAGGGCCGGAGAAGTCCGGCGGCGGGCGGTAGGCCGAGCGCACGATGCCCCCCGCCCACACCGGGGCCGCGAGCAGGCCGAGGGCGAGCCAGCCGCCGACGTCGTCGTAGAGCCGGCCGAGGACGGCGAAGACCGGCAGCGACCACAGGAGCATGACGAGGACGGGCACGACGAGGCGCCAGCCGCGGACGGCGCGCTGCCCCACGGGCAGGAGCGCGTCGATCGCGGGCACCGCCTGCGCGTCGCGGGCGCCCAGGCCGGTCGCGAGCGCCGAGATCCACGCCCCGCTGACGACGACGAGCACGATCCCCACGGCGGGCAGCTGGGGCAGCAGCGGGGCGACGAGGGCGAGCGCGGCGCCGCAGACGAGCTGCACCAGCCGACGCGGGGAGCGGAGCAGGAGGAGCGCGTCGGCGGTGGCGAGGGCCGCTCCCGGTCCGGCGAGGCGGACGAGGCGGGGCGCGAGCCGCAGCCGCGCCGAGCGACGCCGCCGTGCGCGCCGCGGCGCGATGTCCAGCGCCCGGCCGATGTCCCGGGTGTCGGTGGCGAGCGTCGCGCCGCGCAGCTCGACAGCCGCCGCTCCCCGCTCCCGCAGCTCGGTGTCGTGCAGGTGCGGCAGGCTGCGCAGCGCGCGCCACCATGCGAGCACCAGGAGCACCGCCCCCACGCCGGCCGGCCACCAGCCGGTCGGGACGAGGAGCTGCCCCGGCGGCGCGAGGACGAGGGCGAGGGCGGCGACGGGGGTGAGGGCGAGCAGGCCGTCCCCCGCGACCGAGACGGCCCGCTGGCGGCCGGCGGCCTCGACGGGCACGAGCCCGAGCGCGAGGGCGGCCCCGAGCAGGAGCCCGGCGAGGGCGGCAGCCAGGGCGGTGACCAGGGTGAGCGCGGGGTCGATCGCCAGGGCGAGGAGGAGCCCGGTGATGGCGCCGACCGCCGCGGCCGCCGTCGTCGGCCCGACGAGGGAGGGACGCAGGAGCGAGCCGCGCTCCCCGGGCAGCGGGAGCCACCAGCCGGCCTGGGCGGCGCCGAGGGAGACGGGGCCGGTGCGGCCGAGCAGCCCGATGCCGAAGCCGAGCACGGCGAGGGCCGCGAGGAGCGTGAGCCAGCCGGTGTCGAGGTCCGTGCCCGTCTGCGGGCCGGTGCGGGTGAGGCCGTGGTTGCGGGCCAACGCACCGACCATCGCGACCGTCACGGCGACGGTGAGGACGATCGTGTAGACGTCGCCGAGCAGCTCGCCCACGCTCTTCTCGGCGCGGGTGCGCACGACGAGCCGCGTCCAGCGCCGCATCGCACCACCCGAGGGGTAGCCGGCAGCACCGCTCGTCGTCATGCCACCTCCGCGCGCTCGTCCGGCGCCCGTCCGACCATGACGGGCGACGTCAGTGAGCGACCCTACCGTCGCCCACCCCACCGACACCGACACCCGACACTCCCCCGCCCCTGCCTTCCACCTCCCCGCGACCTCCCTACCTCCCCGCGACCTCCCCACCTCCCCACGACCTCCCCACCTCCCCGCGACCTCCCTACCTCCCCGCGACCTCCCTACCTCCCCGCGACAGCCGACTTCTGCGCGACAGCCGACTTCTGGGCGACTGTCGCCATGTGCGCGGAGCACCCGGATGCCGCGCGAGGACGGGCGCTTCGTCGGGAAGGAGCGGCGATGGTCATCGATGCCCCGTCGCACAGGAGCGGCCGTCCGCGGGCGGTGGCCGGTGTCGTCGTGCTCGCCCTGCGGGTCCGTGGGCGTCGTCCTCCTGAGGGCCTCCGCCGTGCTCGGGGTCCAGGCCGCGTGGTCGAGGTTCGGCGTCTGCCTCGGCGGCGACGCCCCTCCCGTGGCAGGCCTTCCCGGTGGAGACCCGCAGGGGTCGTGCGTCCTCATGCAGGACCACGCGTACGACTTCCTCGTGCCAGGCCACCCGTGGGCACCGATCGCGGGCGCGACCGCGCGGGAGGGGATGAGCCTCGTCCTCTCTGGCTCGGGGTGGCCCTCGTGGCGCTGTCCCTCACCGGCCGCCCTGCCGCGACGGGCGGAAGCCGAGCAGCCTGTCGACGCGGCATCTCGAGCCCGGGTGCTGGCCGGACCCCCGGGATCAGGACCAACTCCGCACCGCGGACCGTCGCCACCTCGGCGTAGACCGGAGAGTTCACCGACGCGGGGGCCCATGCACTACCGGGACGCGGCCGGCGGAGCGGTCGACTGCCGTACCCGTAGCTCCGGGCTGATGACGACGCGCTGGGTGTAGACCGGCTCCGGCGATCGCACCCGGTTGAGGAGCAGCTCCACGGCGGCGCGACCGATCGCGGTCTTGGGCGGGTGGACGGCGGTGAGCGGCGGCGTGGCCATCGAGGCCACCTCGTCGTCGTAGGCGATGACTGACAGGTCCTCCGGCACCCGGATGCCGCGCTCATCGCACCGGCCGAGGAGCGCGATCGCCTCGGCATCGGAGTGGACAAGGAGCGCCGTCGTCCGGCTCGCCAGAGTGGCGTCGAGGACGGAGTCGAGCCTCTCCGGCCAGGTCGGGGAGCCGTAGTCCTCGGTGTCGACGTCCGGGACGCCGGCGGGGTCAAGCCCCAGCTCAACACAGGCGGAGCGCCACCCTGCGCGCACCGCGGGCGTCGTGGGGCTCTTCGCCACCGTGACGAGACCGATGCGCTGGTGCCCGAGCCGGACGAGGAGCCTCAGCGCCATCGCGGCGCCCAGCTCGTGGTTCGAGGTCACCGAGTCCATCGGCTCGCCGTACGCCCCTCGCACGGCGGTGCGCTCGGCGAGGACGATCGGGACGGTGAGCTCCTGCATCCACCGGACAAGCTCCTCGCCCTCCGCACCGGAGGTCATCGGCGCGATGACGAGCCCGGCGACGCCCACGCCGTCGACCAGCCGCGCGAGGTTCCGCCGGTCGACCCGCGCGTCGTAGGTCGAGCCCCGCAGCACCAGCCGCGCGCCCCGCGCCTGCGCCGTCTCGCGGGCGCCCCGGACGACGTCGGGCCAGTAGTACTTCATCGACGGCACGACGATGCCGATGCTCGGCGCCTCGGCGCGGGCGCTCTCGTCGGCTCCTTTCGCACGGGCCCTCTCCACCGCGACGGCACCGCCCCGCACCCTGCGGACCTGGCCCTGGTCCGCGAGGTGGGCGATGTCCCGCCGCACCGTCACGGGGGCGACCTCGAGCGCTGCGGCGAGGTCGGCGACGCGCTGGATGTCCCCCCGATCAAGCAGCCGGAGAAGCCTTTCGCGGCGCTGCGCGGGTAGGGCTGGCGGGAGGTCGGTGCCCATCAGCCTGCGATTCCGGGGCGTCCCGGCACGTCGAGGGGTCGAGGCTCTCGTTCTCGCATTCCACAGGCCCTCCTGAGAGCCGCGCCTCGCGGGCCCTCCGTCGCACTCGATCGGTGAGCGATGTCGGTGTCGCAGCATCCTGCCAGGCGATGACAGGGCGGTGAGGGCCGGTCCGTAACCACATCCACCCTGGACATCATACGGATCATTTCAGTCACTAACTGATCAGAACTGATCCAATTTGACCTTGACAGGTCCAACTTTGATCTGGTTGTCTCACCGGGTACATCTGACGGGGGCATCGCCGCCTCCAGACAAGAGGCCGGGGGATCTTGTGCACACACGACGGAGGCCGCAAGCCATGCTGGTCATGGATGCCAGGGCCTTCGGAATGCAGTTCGGTCCCGCCGAGCTGGCCCGCCTCGACGACCTCGTCGCAACCGGGGGGCTCCGCTACGTCGACGACCTCGACAGCGCCGCCTCCCGGCGACGTCTGCGCGAGGTGGAGGTCCTCATCACTTCGTGGGGAGCACCCCCGCTGACGGAGCAGAGGCTCGCCGACGCCCCCCACCTGCGGGCCGTCTTCCACAGTGCCGGGAGCGTCCGCCACCTCGTCTCCGAGGAGCTGTGGCGCCGGGAGATCCTCGTGACGACCGCGGCGGCCGCGAACGCCGTGGCCGTCGCCGAGTTCACCCTCGCGGCGATCATCTTCGCCGGCAAGAAGGCCCCGTTCCTCGCCGCCGACGCCCGGTCACACCGCGACTCCTGGGACTACGTCGTTGCGCGCGGCTCCCTCACCAACCGCGGCCGGGTCGTGGGGATCGTCGGGTTCTCCCGGGTCGGCCGTCAGGTCGTCGAGCGGCTGCGCGCGCTCGAGGTGGCCGACATCCTCGTGTACGACCCCGTCGTGCCGGCCGCCGAGATCCAGGCCGCCGGCGGGACACCGGTGGCGCTCGCCGCACTGCTCCCGGCGGCGGACATCGTCTCGCTCCACGCACCGGCGCTCGCCGCGTCGCGGCGGATGATCGGCGCGGCCGAGCTCGCCCTCCTGCAGACCGGGGCCACCCTCATCAACACCGCCCGGGGTCAGCTCGTCGACACCGCCGCCCTTGAGCAGGAGTGTGCGAGCGGCCGCATCAACGCGATGCTCGACGTCACCGACCCCGAGCCGCTGCCCGCAGAGTCAGTCCTCTACGACCTGCCCAACGTCATGATCACGCCACACATCGCCGGTTCGCTCGGCTCCGAGACCCAGCGAATGGTCACGTCCGTGCTCGGCGAGGTGGAGCGCTACGTCGACGGACTGCCTCCGCTGGACCCGGTCGAGCGCGGCACCCTCGGGGTCAGCGCGTGAGCGCCGCAACCCTGGCCCCCCTGACGGGCTGGGACCGGACCCGGTGGGCGGACCTCGCCGACCGCATGCTCGTCGCCGTCCGCGACCACGCCTCTTCCGACCACGCGAGCATCGTCCCGCCCGGGCCCACGGGAGCCTTCGGAGCCGACGTCGCGGGACTCGAGGGGTTCGCCCGCACCTTCCTCCTCGCGGGCTTCCGGCTCGCGGGCGAGAACGGCGCGGATCGGCTCGGCCTCGCCCAGTGGTACGCGGACGGGCTCGCCGCCGGCACCGACCCGGCGAACCCGGGCCGGTGGATCCGGCCGGCGGAATCGGGCCAGGCGAAGGTGGAGGCGGCGTCCGTCGCGCTCATTCTCGACATGACCCGTCCCTGGATCTGGGACCGGCTCGACCCGACCGTGCAGCAGCAGGTGGTCGACTACCTCGCCGTCGTCGTGGGTGACGAGGGTTACCCGCACAACAACTGGCGGTGGTTCCGCATCGTCGTCCAGACCTTCCTGCGCTCGGTCGGCGGGCAGTGGTCCCGTGAGGACATCGAGACCGACCTCTCGCTGCTCGACTCCTTCGCGCGCGCTGACGGCTGGATCTCCGACGGACCTCTGCGCGCCTACGACCACTACGCCGGGTGGGCGCTGCACCTGTACCCCGCCCTGTGGGCGCGCATGGCCGGGGCTCAGGACCTGGCCGCCGGCCGTGCCGAGCGGGACCGGGCCGCCCTCGACCGCTACCTCCTCGACGCCGTTCGCCTCGTCGGCGCCGACGGCGCGCCCCTCCTCCAGGGTCGGAGCCTGGTTTACCGGTTCGCCGCGGCCGCGCCGTTCTGGGCGGGCGCCCTCAGCCGCGTCCCGTCGCTGAGCCCGGGCCTGCTGCGACGGGCGGCCTCCGGCGTCGTCGGGTACTTCGCCCCCCACGTGGAGCGCTGCGGGGCGCTGCTCAGCATCGGCTGGCACGGCCCGTGGCCGGCGGTGGCCCAGCACTACTCCGGTCCGTCCTCGCCGTACTGGGCGGCGAAGGGCATGCTCGGGCTCGCCCTGCCGGCCTCCCACCCCGTGTGGACGAGCACCGAGGAGCCGCTGCCCCAGGAAGGGGCAGACCAGGTCTTCGCCGTGAGCGCTCCGGGCTGGCTCGTGAGCGCGACGCGCTCGGACGGCATCGTGCGTGTGGTCAACCACGGCACGGACTACGCCCGCGCCGGTGACCGTGGAGGCGACGCCCCGACGTACGCCCAGCTCGGCTACTCCACCGCCACCTCGCCCCGGCTGACGGACGCCGGGCGCATCGACCCGCTCGAGCAGTCCGTGGCGCTGGTCGACGCATCGGGGCGAGCGACGCACCGCACCGGCTTCACGACCGTCGGCGTCGGCCTCGTCGGGGACGGCGCGACCGCGGCCGTCGGCAGCTCCGTGGCCCGCGCTCACTGGCTCACCGCGGACCCCGACCACCTCGACTACGGTCCCGGCCCTTCCGGCGAAGCCACCGACGTGGCGCTCCTCCGTACGCTGTCGGTGCTGCGGGGAGCCTGGGAGGTCCGGCTCGTCCGGGTCGAGACGCTCCCCGACGGACCCCCACCCCCCGCCGGGCTCACGCTCCGGGTGGGCGGCTGGGCCGTCTCCGGGGAGGGCCCCGGCCAGGACCGGAGCCGGCCGGCCGACGTCGCCGCCGCCGCAGGTGTCGCGGGCCTGCGCTCGGTCGTCGTCGGCGCGGGCGGGTTCACCGCCGCGGGCGTGCGCCGCGAGCACGATGTCTCTCCCTTGGGCGCCACCACGCTCACGCCGTGGGTCAGCGCGGCCGCCGTGCTCGACCGGTGGCACGTCGCGGTCATCGGCCTCGACCGTGCCACCGGCGACGACAGCGCCCCGACCACCGCCACGCTCCCCCACGTCACGCTCTCGGGCGCGGACCACGTCGTCGTCAGGTGGCCGGACGGCACGGCAAGTACCGTCCCCCTGGCCCCGGCGGCTACGGCCGCCGCGAACCTCGCCCTTCAGGACGCCCCGATGTCCACCGGCTGACCCACACCCGCGCACCGCGCGGGTGGATCCCCGTCCCCACCAACGGCCACACCACCGGCCGATCTCCCACCGACCGGCAGCCCATCACAAGGAAGTGAGATCCACCTGATGACCATCTCCCGCACCACCATGCGGCGTCGTGCCGTCGGCAGCGCAGCTGCGTTCACCGCCGCCACCATCGTCCTGGCCGCCTGCTCCAGCGGTGGCGGTACCTCCGGCGGCACCGAGAGCCTCGAGGACGCCGAGATGCCCAACTACGTCCCCGTCGAGTACGTCGAGCCCGACTTCCCGAGCGTCAACGGCTCGACCGCGGGCTACACCCAGGTCCCCGCCGAGCTTGTCGACAGCGTCACCGAGACGCCCGGTACCGGCGAGACCTTCACGCTGCTCACCCCCATCTGGCAGGCCATCCCGCCCGTCGAGGGCAACGCGTACTTCGAGGCGATCAACGAGCGCCTCGGCTCGACGCTCGAGTACCAGATGGTCGCGGGCAACGACTACAACGAGCGCCTCGCCACGATCCTCGCCTCCCCCGACGACGTCCCGGACTGGGTCTCGGTCTTCGGCTGGAACCCGCCGCCGCGCTTCGACCAGGCGGTCGAGGGTGTCTTCCAGGACCTCACCGACTACATCGCCGGGGATGCCATCGAGGCGTACCCGAACCTCGCGAACCTGCCCACCGAGGCTTGGCAGTTCGGCGTGTTCAACGGTCGCACCTACGGCGTGCCCGTGCCGGGCGAGCTGGTGACCGACGCGGTCTTCTACCGCGCGGACATCTTCGCCGAGCTCGGCGTCGAGCCGCCCCAGACCTCCGAGGAGTTCCTCGAGGTCGCCCGCGCCGTCACCGACCCGTCAGAGCAGCGCTGGGCGATCAACGACCCGTGGGTGGCCGCCACCCTCATGTTCGGCGTCCCGCCGAAGTGGCAGATCGGTGAGGACGGTGAGCTGATCCACCGCTACGAGACCGAGGAGTACCGGGCGGCGCTCGAGTTCGTCACCCAGCTCTACTCCGAGGGCCTCGTCCACCCCGACGCCGTCGCGGACAACTCCGCCGACGCCAAGCAGCGGTTCGAGTCGGGCAACGTCGTCATGCACTACGACGGCATCGGGGGCTGGGCCGAGATGTCCGGGCGGATCTCCGCCGCCTTCGGTGACGACGAGGTGCGGATGCTGCCCCTGTCGGACCTCAGCGCCGAGGGCAGCGAGCCGCTCCGTTACCCCGGCAACCCCGCCAACTTCTTCAGCTTCTTCAAGAAGTCCGACGACCCGGAGCGGATCGAGGAGCTGCTGCGGATCGCCAACTTCTTCGCCGCGCCGTTCGGCACGACCGAGTACGACCTCGTCCAGAACGGCGTCGAGGGCGTCCACTACACGGTCGACGAGAGCGGTGCGCCGCAGGCCACCGAGCAGGCGGGCACCGAGATCGCCAGGGTGACCACGCACGCCGTGGCTCCCCCGGTCGCCAACACCCGCCTCGACGATCCCACGTACGTGGAGAACTACACGACGTGGATGGCCGCCGAGGCCGAGAACCTCGTCGAGACGCCGTTCTACGCCCAGCAGATCGTCGAGCCCGCACAGTTCGCCTCGCTCGGTCAGCCCTTCGCCGACCTGGAGAAGGACATCGCGCGAGGTCGCCAGGACATCACCGCCCTCGACACGGCGCTCGAGAACTGGCGGACGTCCGGCGGTGACGAGCTGCGGGCCTTCTACCAGGACATCCTGGACAACCAGTGAGCACCGAGCCCACACGGCCCGACGGCGCCCCGACCTCGGTCGGGGCGCCGCGGGCCGGCGCGCGCAAGCGGCACCGCGGGCGGGCCGACGGGGTGCCGGAGCAGCGCCTCTCGCTGCGACAGCGGCTGCGCCGCGACCGGACGCTGCTCATCATGGTGATGCCGGCCCTCGTCCTCGTCCTGCTGTTCATGTACGTCCCCATGGCGGGCAACGTCATCGCCTGGCAGGACTACTCCCCCTACCTCGGGATCGGCGAGAGCCCGTGGGTGGGTTGGACCAACTTCATGCGCATCTTCACGGACGCGGCGTTCCTCAACGCGGTGAAGAACACGCTGCTCATCACGACCTTCCAGCTGATCTTCTACTTCCCGATCCCGATCATGCTGGCGCTGCTCCTCAACACGGTCTTCTCGCCGGCGATCCGGACGGCCATCCAGTCGATCGTCTACCTGCCCCACTTCTTCTCGTGGGTCCTCATCGTCACGATCTTCCAGCAGATCTTCGGCGGGGCTGGGCTGGTCAACCGGCTCCTCACGGAGAACGGGTTCGCGCCCTTCGACCTCATGACCAACCCGGACTCCTTCCTCGTCCTGGTCACCTCCCAGGCGATCTGGAAGGACGCCGGCTGGGGGATGATCATCTTCCTGGCGGCTCTCAGCACGGTCGACCCGGCCCTGTACGAGGCCTCGGTGGTCGACGGCGCCAACCGGTGGCGACGGATCTGGCACATCACCCTGCCGGCGCTCCGACCCGTCATCATCCTGCTGCTCATCCTGCGCCTGGGCGACGCGCTCACGGTCGGGTTCGAGCAGCTGATCCTCCAGCGCGGCGCCGTCGGCGCCGGAGTCTCCGAGGTCATCGACACCTTCGTGTACTACCAGGGTGTCGTCGCGGGTGACTGGTCCTTCGCGGCCGCCGCCGGCCTGGTCAAGGGCCTCGTCTCGCTCGCCCTGGTCCTCGGGGCCAACAAGCTGGCACACGTCTTTGGAGAAGCGGGGGTGTACCGACGCGCATGAGTACCGGAACCGGAAACACGCAAGGGGCCCTGGCGCCCGTCGTCATCGATCCCGGCCCCGACGCCGAGGGGTCGTTCCGCAAGCCCGACCGCGCCAGCCGGCGGTTCACCCGCCGGTCGCGGCACCGCCCCGCCTGGGAGGAGACGCCGACGCCGCTCGGCTTCGGTCTCAAGGCGCTCGCGCTGCTCGCCATCGTCCTCGTGGTGGTGTACCCGCTCTACACGGTGATCCTCACCAGCCTCTCGACGCAGGACTCGGTGACCCGTGCCGGCGGGCTCGTCACCGTCCCCGACGAGTTCACCTGGTCGGCGTACCAGCAGATCTTCTCCGGCGGTGTGGTGAGCCGCGCCCTGGGGGTGAGCGTCTTCGTCACCGTCGTCGGCACCCTGATCTCGCTCGTGGTCTCGACGCTGGCCGCCTACGGCTTGTCGCGCCCGAACTCCGTGGCGCACCGCCCGATCCTGTTCGTCTTCCTCTTCACGATGTTCTTCGGCGCGGGGATCATCCCCACG
Above is a genomic segment from Georgenia wutianyii containing:
- a CDS encoding DUF6297 family protein, encoding MTTSGAAGYPSGGAMRRWTRLVVRTRAEKSVGELLGDVYTIVLTVAVTVAMVGALARNHGLTRTGPQTGTDLDTGWLTLLAALAVLGFGIGLLGRTGPVSLGAAQAGWWLPLPGERGSLLRPSLVGPTTAAAAVGAITGLLLALAIDPALTLVTALAAALAGLLLGAALALGLVPVEAAGRQRAVSVAGDGLLALTPVAALALVLAPPGQLLVPTGWWPAGVGAVLLVLAWWRALRSLPHLHDTELRERGAAAVELRGATLATDTRDIGRALDIAPRRARRRRSARLRLAPRLVRLAGPGAALATADALLLLRSPRRLVQLVCGAALALVAPLLPQLPAVGIVLVVVSGAWISALATGLGARDAQAVPAIDALLPVGQRAVRGWRLVVPVLVMLLWSLPVFAVLGRLYDDVGGWLALGLLAAPVWAGGIVRSAYRPPPDFSGPLIVTPMGAYPKGLATLASTGPDVILVGAVPLAVAVLTGSVTSVLLGLQLALTALAVALAVRAVRPKAES
- a CDS encoding substrate-binding domain-containing protein, with protein sequence MGTDLPPALPAQRRERLLRLLDRGDIQRVADLAAALEVAPVTVRRDIAHLADQGQVRRVRGGAVAVERARAKGADESARAEAPSIGIVVPSMKYYWPDVVRGARETAQARGARLVLRGSTYDARVDRRNLARLVDGVGVAGLVIAPMTSGAEGEELVRWMQELTVPIVLAERTAVRGAYGEPMDSVTSNHELGAAMALRLLVRLGHQRIGLVTVAKSPTTPAVRAGWRSACVELGLDPAGVPDVDTEDYGSPTWPERLDSVLDATLASRTTALLVHSDAEAIALLGRCDERGIRVPEDLSVIAYDDEVASMATPPLTAVHPPKTAIGRAAVELLLNRVRSPEPVYTQRVVISPELRVRQSTAPPAASR
- a CDS encoding hydroxyacid dehydrogenase gives rise to the protein MDARAFGMQFGPAELARLDDLVATGGLRYVDDLDSAASRRRLREVEVLITSWGAPPLTEQRLADAPHLRAVFHSAGSVRHLVSEELWRREILVTTAAAANAVAVAEFTLAAIIFAGKKAPFLAADARSHRDSWDYVVARGSLTNRGRVVGIVGFSRVGRQVVERLRALEVADILVYDPVVPAAEIQAAGGTPVALAALLPAADIVSLHAPALAASRRMIGAAELALLQTGATLINTARGQLVDTAALEQECASGRINAMLDVTDPEPLPAESVLYDLPNVMITPHIAGSLGSETQRMVTSVLGEVERYVDGLPPLDPVERGTLGVSA
- a CDS encoding DUF2264 domain-containing protein, producing the protein MSAATLAPLTGWDRTRWADLADRMLVAVRDHASSDHASIVPPGPTGAFGADVAGLEGFARTFLLAGFRLAGENGADRLGLAQWYADGLAAGTDPANPGRWIRPAESGQAKVEAASVALILDMTRPWIWDRLDPTVQQQVVDYLAVVVGDEGYPHNNWRWFRIVVQTFLRSVGGQWSREDIETDLSLLDSFARADGWISDGPLRAYDHYAGWALHLYPALWARMAGAQDLAAGRAERDRAALDRYLLDAVRLVGADGAPLLQGRSLVYRFAAAAPFWAGALSRVPSLSPGLLRRAASGVVGYFAPHVERCGALLSIGWHGPWPAVAQHYSGPSSPYWAAKGMLGLALPASHPVWTSTEEPLPQEGADQVFAVSAPGWLVSATRSDGIVRVVNHGTDYARAGDRGGDAPTYAQLGYSTATSPRLTDAGRIDPLEQSVALVDASGRATHRTGFTTVGVGLVGDGATAAVGSSVARAHWLTADPDHLDYGPGPSGEATDVALLRTLSVLRGAWEVRLVRVETLPDGPPPPAGLTLRVGGWAVSGEGPGQDRSRPADVAAAAGVAGLRSVVVGAGGFTAAGVRREHDVSPLGATTLTPWVSAAAVLDRWHVAVIGLDRATGDDSAPTTATLPHVTLSGADHVVVRWPDGTASTVPLAPAATAAANLALQDAPMSTG
- a CDS encoding extracellular solute-binding protein, which produces MTISRTTMRRRAVGSAAAFTAATIVLAACSSGGGTSGGTESLEDAEMPNYVPVEYVEPDFPSVNGSTAGYTQVPAELVDSVTETPGTGETFTLLTPIWQAIPPVEGNAYFEAINERLGSTLEYQMVAGNDYNERLATILASPDDVPDWVSVFGWNPPPRFDQAVEGVFQDLTDYIAGDAIEAYPNLANLPTEAWQFGVFNGRTYGVPVPGELVTDAVFYRADIFAELGVEPPQTSEEFLEVARAVTDPSEQRWAINDPWVAATLMFGVPPKWQIGEDGELIHRYETEEYRAALEFVTQLYSEGLVHPDAVADNSADAKQRFESGNVVMHYDGIGGWAEMSGRISAAFGDDEVRMLPLSDLSAEGSEPLRYPGNPANFFSFFKKSDDPERIEELLRIANFFAAPFGTTEYDLVQNGVEGVHYTVDESGAPQATEQAGTEIARVTTHAVAPPVANTRLDDPTYVENYTTWMAAEAENLVETPFYAQQIVEPAQFASLGQPFADLEKDIARGRQDITALDTALENWRTSGGDELRAFYQDILDNQ
- a CDS encoding ABC transporter permease, translating into MSTEPTRPDGAPTSVGAPRAGARKRHRGRADGVPEQRLSLRQRLRRDRTLLIMVMPALVLVLLFMYVPMAGNVIAWQDYSPYLGIGESPWVGWTNFMRIFTDAAFLNAVKNTLLITTFQLIFYFPIPIMLALLLNTVFSPAIRTAIQSIVYLPHFFSWVLIVTIFQQIFGGAGLVNRLLTENGFAPFDLMTNPDSFLVLVTSQAIWKDAGWGMIIFLAALSTVDPALYEASVVDGANRWRRIWHITLPALRPVIILLLILRLGDALTVGFEQLILQRGAVGAGVSEVIDTFVYYQGVVAGDWSFAAAAGLVKGLVSLALVLGANKLAHVFGEAGVYRRA
- a CDS encoding carbohydrate ABC transporter permease → MSTGTGNTQGALAPVVIDPGPDAEGSFRKPDRASRRFTRRSRHRPAWEETPTPLGFGLKALALLAIVLVVVYPLYTVILTSLSTQDSVTRAGGLVTVPDEFTWSAYQQIFSGGVVSRALGVSVFVTVVGTLISLVVSTLAAYGLSRPNSVAHRPILFVFLFTMFFGAGIIPTYLLISNLGLINSLWALILPGAVSAFNLLILRNFFMGIDQAILDAARIDGAGDWRILGSIVVPMSKAVLAVVALFYGVGYWNAFFNAMLYINDNSLWPLQLVLRSYVLQGTQLPGTTTPIDVTGGVVTGLPIKMAIMVLAVVPILIVYPFIQRHFTKGVIFGAIKG